In a single window of the Chionomys nivalis chromosome 11, mChiNiv1.1, whole genome shotgun sequence genome:
- the Pla2g2d gene encoding group IID secretory phospholipase A2, which translates to MRLALLCGLLLLAGITPTQGGILNLNKMIKRMTGKTAFFSYRFYGCHCGLGGKGEPKDATDRCCQKHDCCYEHLKTDGCRTMTDNYRYNISQGVIHCSDKGSQCEKDLCACDKELATCLKENLSTYNKHLRIYWRPNCRGQTPTC; encoded by the exons ATGAGACTCGCCCTGCTGTGTGGCCTGCTGTTGCTGGCTG GTATAACTCCAACCCAGGGAGGGATCCTGAACCTGAACAAGATGATCAAACGTATGACTGGGAAGACAGCCTTTTTCAGCTACCGGTTTTATGGCTGTCATTGTGGACTTGGTGGCAAAGGAGAACCCAAAGATGCCACAGACAG GTGCTGTCAAAAACAcgactgctgctatgaacacctGAAGACGGATGGATGCAGAACCATGACGGACAATTACAGATACAACATTTCCCAGGGCGTTATCCACTGCT CTGACAAAGGGAGCCAGTGTGAGAAGGATTTGTGTGCTTGTGACAAGGAACTGGCCACGTGCCTGAAGGAAAACCTAAGCACCTACAACAAGCACCTGCGGATCTACTGGCGGCCCAACTGCAGGGGCCAGACTCCCACATGCTAG